One genomic segment of Burkholderia pyrrocinia includes these proteins:
- the bcpO gene encoding CDI system lipoprotein BcpO: MAKLTGGFTLVSIVVAVSLAACETVPPDAPPRPPLKAEMSPVLPSWSTMTWVMGYWKWSGTEWVWIPGHLAPKP, encoded by the coding sequence ATGGCGAAACTGACAGGAGGTTTTACGCTGGTATCGATCGTGGTAGCTGTGTCGCTTGCAGCATGCGAAACCGTGCCCCCAGATGCACCGCCGCGTCCGCCACTCAAGGCAGAGATGTCGCCAGTGCTCCCTTCTTGGTCGACAATGACGTGGGTCATGGGCTACTGGAAATGGAGTGGCACTGAGTGGGTCTGGATTCCGGGCCATCTTGCACCGAAACCATAG
- a CDS encoding hemagglutinin repeat-containing protein, producing the protein MNKNQYRLVFSRVRGMLIAVEETASSSGKASAGETARATGSGGLHALAQFGMRHAAFAALLAAGMTPMWSSAQVVGAGANAPSVIQTQNGLQQVNITKPSGAGVSLNTYSQFDVPKQGVIVNNSPVLTNTQQAGYVNGNPNLSPNGSARIIINQVNSSNPSQLKGFVEIAGQRAEMIISNPSGLVVDGGGFINTSRAILTTGTPNLNADGSLAGFNVTRGLITVQGAGLNATNVDQVDLIARAVQANAAIYATNLNVVAGANQVNHDTLQATRIQGDGAAPAVAIDVGQLGGMYSNRIFLVGAEGGVGVRNAGTIAADAMGLTLTTDGRLIQSGKISSTGNVAISAAGGVENSGTTYGQQSVSVNTGADVVNTGTLAAQHNVGVTAGSLNSTGLLGAGVDSNGTVTQAGDLQLATTSQLSATGKNVAGGNVTAKGYGVNLAGSTTAANGNLSLTATNGDVNLTNATTSAQGAVTANAAGTVINDHGNLTSGGSTTLTGGNVSNQGGNVSSQGPLSVTAAGQLANQSGVLVSQSTMALRGGAIANNQGTIQSAGHADVNGTTIDNTAGRVTSLGTDGLVLTATGQLVNAAGTTANGVQGGVIGGNGDVAVQGGNIANHGTITSNTNLHVSGQSVDNTSGSLQAAQNVVVDAGAHLTNSGGTIAGQSATLSGATLDNSLGTVQAGQVALNASTVVNHGGTITQTGTGAMAVNVSGTLDNSSGGTLQTNSTDVTLAPAALVNDGGTIVHAGTGTLTLGNGTGSVSNVGGKIASNGQVIAKAGSLNNTSGSINAQTGLTAAVSGALNNTNGKLLSNTAVGLTSATLTNDGGQIGASTNATIHTGSMTNQGGSIVAPSLSVTADSTLDNSGGTLEANQMALTTPNLTNHGGTITQYGSSAMGVNVSGSLDNSAGGVIQTNSTDLTLAPAQLNNAGGTITHAGTGTLTIEPGNGASALNNAAGTIVTKGQAVVDASTWDNSGGILAAQGGINATIAGDVNNAQGLIRSGASLSLTNGGALVNQAGHIQAGQSTAGDTSTLSIQSASINNADGSIADLGAGKMTVQGGSQITNSHAGGVSGMGAITGNGDVTVSAASISNTQGGQLSGASLHVRGTALDNSGGQIGNVANSSGDVDVTTTGAITNTNGQISSTHDLTVTAPTLRGGGTYSAAHDANVNLQGDFSVTPDYQFNVGHDLAFTLPGTFDNSGNVQSVNNLSVNAGNIVNSGALSAGGLLHTQSTNLTNTGAIVGGSTSLNATGTVSNLAPTALIGASDSNGTLEILANDIENRDDTTATDTMATTAIFGMGKVVLAGGKDASGNYTNAALINNSSALIQSGGDMELHANQVTNTRRVMTTSTGSVDPATLAQFGIPIKGQTGQVGVKDPTSIGGVYTDPPHGGQWNSTYQYTTYYADSATATTVTGISPAAQIASGGNIDASTTGNLKNYWSSITAVGNIKMPQHYDGDGWAATGQQAPSVTVSYSGQYHYNNYDNSEYNWQLPFGNAPFVTSRPGGYTQAAPASVKQYSLPDYHSTLGSNGTISGTGVSINNTAGNASIPSLGLLPGQAVPGLTIGGLSGNASGTKSGASAVHGGVTTVDPVIAGATALNVLNNLTIPQGGLYRPDPSPNANYVIETNPAFTNQKNFISSDYFFGQLGVDLTHIPKRLGDGFYEQQLVRNQVTALTGRAVLGPYTDLQAMYQSLLAAGAALDKQLDLPIGASLSADQVSKLTGNVIMMETRVVDGQSVLVPVVYLAKANQQNVNGPLITATDIDLKDAQNFTNSGTVKADNTLSIQGKQIDNAFGALQSGGLMSLTTTGNVDLTSAKVKAGDLNIDAGGNLILDTATKADTRVSRDGATSVTTTLGPIAQLDVTGDAAIKTGGNFQQKAGNLSVGGDLGMNVGGNWDLGAVQTGEHKIVQRANGVSNTDINNVVGSAVKVGGVSSIGVGGNITAQGAQIEFGQGGTVAAKGNISLGTASATSTVNSNSSGSDSHGSYAETLHTSDQALTGTTLNGGDTVTLASGKDLTIIGSTISLDKGNANLLAAGDVNIGAATETHELNSHETHSHSNVVSGAKIASGIDQTATYSQGSTVSADGVNIVSNRDINVTGSNVVGTNDVTLQAKRDVNIKTSQDTTQSSSYYEKKESGLLTNGGLSVTMGSRSTAQQDQASSVTNHGSVIGSSQGNVTIQAGKDATITGSTVVAGQDVGITGQNVTVNAAYDTYKDAQSQQFSQSGLSVGLGGGLVGLGQSMASAVRQGQQSGDSRLAAVQAVAAAEQAYQNRGGIKDAANALSNGNVSEAAKGVQVQISIGSSHSSSNSTTSITNAKGSSVIGNGNVSITATGTQDANGNAQAGTGNIGMTGATVLGKNVALDANNAITLQSAQSTEQDTSSNSSSGWNAGVGIGVGKNTGISVFANGTNSHGQGNGDSVTQSNTTITAGNALTLRSGGDTTLTGAQVSGDKVKADVGGNLTMTSVQDTSNYTSNQHNSGVSGTFTFGYGGGVDASIGHTGIDANYASVNQQTGIVAGKGGFDVNVANHTQLNGAQIASAAPAESNNLTTGSLGFSNVQNSMSYSASTEGFSTSSGPSFAQTSDHASGVTQAAVSPAKIVVKSDQQDGTDSTAGLSRDTASANQTVQNTFNLQQVQNDLAFAQAFGKAATFAVAEAATQLENSSPQMKALFGEGGAGRDVLHAAVAAIGAALSGGNVAGAVAGSVAGDVLQSLAQPIIDQAVSQLPLDAQAAARKALNEVVATAGGAAGGALAGGGSGTLAGAGAAANNELYNRQLHQSEAEKLQQLQKNQSSEEQYRLAAAECALVHCADNIPDSDPKKAILQKMQNDGSQFTYEKDVLTKAGAFDGYTKLDRLNDAYDRNQVSNRLVGAVQGVTGVATGTAAALGGCYTLVGCIAGGAVAGISFDYAKAGFTQAVNGNPTPTYGELALQSLGMSPGAAAMTYAALGLGATVGSVAANNAAVQAASKGVPQSNESIQAGIKNDLAQQVADLRSTLTGSAKTSGNVGVAQINIQGIQPTMAASSQISTPTAEQQALGFVGKVPETFPSSNVWTSGNDPILLNRSADSEAKILNNIAAQLGDNTSVSGAINLLTERAPCASCSNVIQQFQEKYPNIKVNVMDNGGVIRPTKSGK; encoded by the coding sequence ATGAATAAGAACCAATATCGTCTGGTATTCAGCCGCGTGCGCGGCATGTTGATTGCAGTCGAAGAGACTGCCAGCTCGTCGGGGAAAGCGAGCGCGGGTGAAACCGCGCGGGCCACAGGAAGCGGTGGGCTGCATGCCCTCGCGCAGTTCGGAATGCGTCACGCGGCGTTCGCCGCGTTGCTTGCGGCAGGCATGACGCCGATGTGGTCGAGTGCGCAGGTCGTGGGTGCAGGTGCGAATGCACCGTCGGTGATCCAGACGCAGAACGGCCTCCAACAAGTCAACATCACCAAGCCGAGCGGCGCGGGTGTGTCGCTGAACACCTATTCGCAATTCGACGTACCCAAACAAGGCGTTATCGTCAATAACTCGCCTGTTTTGACGAACACACAGCAAGCGGGATACGTCAACGGCAACCCGAACCTCAGCCCGAACGGTTCGGCCAGGATCATCATCAACCAGGTCAACAGCTCGAACCCTTCACAACTGAAAGGTTTCGTTGAGATCGCAGGCCAACGTGCGGAGATGATCATTTCCAATCCGTCTGGTTTGGTGGTCGATGGTGGCGGCTTTATCAATACCTCGCGTGCAATCCTGACGACCGGCACGCCGAATCTGAATGCGGACGGATCGCTGGCGGGTTTCAACGTTACACGCGGCCTCATCACCGTTCAAGGCGCTGGCCTGAATGCCACAAATGTGGATCAGGTCGATCTGATAGCGAGAGCCGTACAAGCCAATGCAGCCATTTATGCGACGAACCTGAATGTGGTCGCAGGCGCGAATCAGGTCAATCACGACACGCTCCAGGCAACACGAATCCAGGGGGACGGTGCGGCGCCGGCCGTCGCGATCGACGTGGGCCAACTGGGCGGTATGTACAGTAATCGCATTTTTTTGGTCGGAGCAGAAGGGGGCGTCGGTGTCCGGAACGCGGGGACGATCGCGGCGGACGCGATGGGTCTGACGCTGACCACCGACGGGCGGCTGATTCAGTCGGGAAAGATTTCGTCGACCGGTAACGTCGCCATTTCGGCGGCAGGTGGAGTCGAGAACAGCGGCACGACCTATGGTCAGCAGTCGGTTTCAGTGAATACCGGCGCGGATGTGGTCAATACCGGCACGCTCGCCGCGCAACACAACGTCGGCGTGACGGCGGGTTCGCTGAATTCGACGGGACTGCTTGGCGCAGGCGTGGACAGCAACGGCACCGTCACGCAAGCTGGCGACTTGCAACTCGCGACGACCAGCCAATTGAGCGCCACCGGTAAAAACGTTGCGGGTGGCAACGTGACGGCGAAAGGCTACGGCGTGAATCTCGCCGGCAGCACGACCGCCGCGAACGGCAACCTGTCGTTGACCGCGACCAACGGCGACGTGAATCTCACGAATGCAACGACGAGCGCGCAAGGGGCGGTGACGGCGAACGCGGCGGGCACGGTCATCAATGACCACGGTAACCTGACGAGCGGTGGCAGCACGACGCTGACGGGCGGCAACGTATCGAACCAAGGCGGCAATGTGTCGTCGCAGGGACCGCTGTCGGTGACGGCGGCGGGGCAACTCGCCAACCAGTCCGGCGTGCTCGTTTCGCAGAGCACGATGGCGTTGCGTGGCGGCGCCATCGCGAACAATCAAGGCACGATCCAGAGTGCGGGGCACGCCGATGTCAATGGGACGACGATCGACAATACCGCCGGTCGAGTCACGTCTCTCGGTACTGACGGCCTGGTATTGACGGCGACCGGTCAGCTCGTGAATGCGGCCGGCACGACGGCGAACGGCGTGCAAGGCGGCGTGATCGGCGGCAATGGCGACGTGGCCGTGCAGGGCGGCAATATCGCCAACCACGGCACGATCACGTCCAATACGAATCTCCACGTTTCCGGCCAGTCGGTCGACAACACCAGCGGGTCCTTGCAGGCTGCTCAGAATGTGGTCGTCGACGCCGGCGCACACCTGACCAACAGCGGCGGCACGATTGCCGGGCAGAGCGCGACATTGAGCGGTGCGACCCTCGACAACAGCTTGGGCACCGTGCAGGCTGGGCAGGTTGCGTTGAACGCATCCACTGTTGTGAACCATGGCGGCACGATCACGCAGACCGGCACTGGCGCGATGGCCGTCAATGTCTCGGGCACGCTCGACAATTCGAGCGGCGGCACGCTGCAAACCAACAGTACGGACGTGACGCTGGCTCCGGCTGCGCTGGTTAATGATGGCGGCACGATCGTCCACGCGGGTACCGGCACGCTGACACTGGGCAACGGCACGGGCTCGGTATCGAACGTAGGCGGCAAGATCGCGAGCAACGGTCAGGTTATTGCTAAAGCCGGCAGCCTGAACAACACGTCGGGATCGATCAACGCTCAAACCGGGCTGACGGCGGCGGTCAGCGGTGCGTTGAACAATACGAACGGCAAGCTGTTATCCAACACGGCCGTCGGCTTGACGAGCGCCACGCTGACGAACGACGGCGGCCAGATCGGTGCGAGCACGAATGCGACGATTCACACAGGGTCGATGACGAACCAGGGCGGCTCGATCGTTGCCCCGAGCCTGTCGGTGACCGCCGATTCGACGCTCGACAACAGCGGCGGCACGCTCGAAGCGAACCAAATGGCGCTGACCACGCCGAACCTGACGAACCACGGCGGGACGATCACGCAGTATGGATCGTCGGCGATGGGCGTCAACGTGAGCGGCTCGCTGGACAACTCCGCAGGCGGCGTGATCCAGACGAACAGCACGGACCTGACGCTTGCCCCGGCCCAACTGAACAATGCCGGCGGGACGATCACGCATGCCGGCACGGGCACGTTGACGATTGAACCTGGCAATGGTGCGAGCGCGTTGAACAACGCAGCAGGGACTATCGTCACCAAGGGTCAAGCGGTGGTCGACGCGAGCACGTGGGACAACTCGGGCGGTATCCTCGCGGCGCAAGGCGGCATCAACGCAACGATCGCGGGTGACGTGAACAACGCGCAAGGGCTGATTCGTTCTGGCGCGTCCCTGTCGCTCACCAATGGTGGCGCGCTAGTGAACCAGGCCGGCCACATTCAGGCTGGCCAGTCGACGGCGGGCGACACGAGCACGCTCAGCATCCAGTCGGCATCGATCAACAATGCCGATGGCTCGATTGCCGATCTTGGCGCCGGCAAGATGACCGTGCAAGGCGGCAGCCAGATCACCAATAGTCACGCGGGCGGTGTGTCGGGCATGGGCGCGATCACCGGTAACGGCGACGTGACGGTCAGCGCGGCATCGATTTCCAACACGCAGGGCGGACAACTGAGCGGCGCGAGCCTCCACGTTCGAGGGACGGCCCTGGACAACAGCGGCGGGCAGATCGGCAACGTCGCGAATTCGAGCGGCGACGTGGACGTGACGACGACCGGCGCGATCACGAACACGAACGGGCAGATCAGCTCGACGCATGACTTGACGGTAACGGCTCCGACGCTGCGGGGCGGCGGCACGTATAGCGCGGCTCACGATGCCAACGTGAACCTGCAGGGCGACTTCTCGGTAACGCCGGATTATCAGTTCAACGTCGGCCACGATCTTGCTTTCACGTTGCCTGGCACGTTCGACAACAGCGGCAACGTACAGTCGGTCAACAATCTGAGCGTCAACGCGGGCAACATCGTCAACTCCGGCGCACTGTCGGCCGGTGGGCTGCTGCATACGCAATCGACCAACCTGACCAACACGGGTGCGATCGTGGGCGGCAGTACGTCGCTCAACGCAACGGGCACGGTGTCGAACCTCGCGCCGACCGCGCTGATTGGTGCGTCGGACAGTAACGGCACGCTCGAAATCCTCGCCAACGACATTGAGAACCGTGACGACACCACGGCGACCGATACGATGGCGACGACGGCCATCTTCGGCATGGGCAAGGTCGTGCTCGCGGGCGGCAAGGATGCCAGCGGCAACTATACGAACGCAGCCCTGATCAACAACTCGTCGGCGCTGATCCAGTCAGGCGGCGATATGGAGCTGCACGCCAATCAGGTGACGAACACGCGTCGGGTGATGACGACCTCGACCGGTTCCGTTGATCCGGCGACGCTGGCGCAGTTCGGTATTCCGATCAAGGGGCAAACCGGCCAGGTGGGTGTGAAGGACCCGACCAGTATCGGCGGCGTGTATACCGATCCGCCCCATGGCGGTCAGTGGAACAGTACGTATCAATACACGACTTACTACGCGGATAGCGCGACGGCGACGACCGTGACGGGGATCAGCCCGGCCGCGCAAATCGCGTCGGGCGGCAACATCGATGCGTCCACGACCGGGAACCTGAAAAACTACTGGAGCAGTATCACGGCGGTCGGCAATATCAAGATGCCGCAGCATTACGATGGCGACGGTTGGGCCGCGACCGGCCAGCAGGCGCCGAGCGTGACCGTGTCGTATTCCGGGCAGTATCACTACAACAACTACGACAATAGCGAATACAACTGGCAGTTGCCGTTCGGCAACGCGCCGTTCGTCACGAGCCGCCCGGGCGGTTATACGCAGGCGGCGCCGGCGTCGGTCAAGCAATATTCGTTGCCGGACTACCATTCGACCTTGGGCTCGAACGGCACGATTTCCGGAACAGGCGTGAGCATCAATAATACGGCCGGCAACGCGTCGATTCCGTCGCTTGGCCTGCTGCCGGGGCAAGCCGTCCCGGGGTTGACGATCGGTGGCTTGAGCGGCAACGCGAGCGGCACGAAGTCGGGCGCGTCGGCGGTGCACGGTGGCGTCACGACCGTCGATCCGGTCATTGCCGGCGCGACGGCGTTGAATGTGCTGAACAACCTCACGATTCCGCAGGGCGGCTTGTACAGGCCGGACCCGTCGCCGAACGCGAACTACGTGATCGAGACGAACCCGGCGTTTACGAACCAGAAGAATTTCATTTCGAGCGACTACTTCTTCGGTCAGCTCGGCGTCGACCTCACCCATATTCCGAAGCGTCTGGGTGATGGCTTCTACGAACAGCAACTGGTACGCAATCAGGTCACGGCGCTGACCGGCCGTGCGGTGCTGGGTCCGTACACGGACCTGCAGGCGATGTACCAGTCGCTGTTGGCGGCGGGCGCGGCGTTGGACAAGCAGCTTGATTTGCCGATCGGTGCGAGTCTGTCCGCCGATCAGGTATCGAAGCTGACCGGTAACGTCATCATGATGGAAACGCGCGTGGTTGACGGCCAGTCGGTGCTGGTACCGGTCGTCTACCTCGCGAAGGCGAACCAGCAGAACGTCAACGGCCCGCTGATTACTGCAACCGACATCGATTTGAAGGACGCGCAGAACTTCACGAACAGCGGCACGGTGAAGGCGGACAACACGCTATCGATTCAGGGCAAGCAGATCGACAACGCGTTCGGCGCGCTGCAAAGCGGCGGGCTGATGTCGTTAACGACGACGGGCAATGTCGATTTGACGTCGGCGAAGGTCAAGGCAGGTGATCTGAACATCGACGCGGGCGGCAACTTGATTCTCGATACTGCGACGAAGGCCGATACGCGCGTGAGTCGCGACGGTGCGACGAGTGTCACGACCACGCTTGGGCCGATCGCTCAACTTGACGTGACCGGTGATGCTGCGATCAAGACGGGTGGAAATTTTCAGCAAAAGGCCGGCAACTTGTCGGTCGGCGGCGATCTTGGCATGAATGTCGGGGGTAACTGGGATCTCGGTGCGGTCCAAACGGGCGAACACAAGATCGTGCAGCGCGCAAACGGCGTGTCGAACACAGACATCAACAATGTAGTCGGCAGCGCGGTGAAGGTCGGCGGCGTATCGAGTATCGGTGTTGGTGGGAACATCACTGCGCAAGGTGCGCAAATTGAGTTCGGCCAGGGCGGCACGGTCGCGGCGAAGGGCAATATCTCGCTTGGCACTGCGAGTGCGACGTCGACCGTGAACAGCAACAGTTCCGGCAGCGACAGTCACGGCAGCTATGCGGAGACGCTGCATACGTCCGACCAGGCGCTGACCGGTACAACGCTCAACGGCGGCGACACGGTCACGCTTGCGTCGGGTAAGGATCTTACGATCATCGGCAGTACGATCAGCCTCGACAAAGGCAATGCGAACCTGTTGGCAGCAGGCGATGTGAACATCGGTGCGGCAACTGAAACACATGAGCTGAATTCGCACGAAACGCACAGCCACAGCAATGTCGTCAGTGGCGCGAAGATTGCGAGCGGCATTGACCAGACGGCAACGTACAGTCAGGGCAGCACGGTATCGGCCGATGGCGTCAACATCGTCAGCAACCGCGACATCAACGTGACGGGCAGCAATGTCGTCGGCACGAACGACGTCACGTTGCAGGCAAAGCGCGACGTCAACATCAAGACCTCGCAAGACACGACTCAATCGTCCAGCTATTACGAGAAGAAGGAATCGGGTCTGCTCACGAATGGCGGTCTGTCGGTGACGATGGGTTCGCGCTCGACCGCACAGCAAGATCAAGCAAGCTCGGTGACGAATCATGGCAGCGTGATTGGATCGTCGCAGGGTAACGTCACGATCCAGGCCGGGAAGGATGCGACGATTACGGGCAGCACGGTCGTTGCCGGCCAGGATGTTGGAATCACAGGCCAGAACGTGACCGTGAATGCTGCCTACGACACCTACAAAGATGCGCAATCGCAGCAGTTCAGCCAATCGGGTCTGAGCGTCGGATTGGGCGGCGGTCTGGTTGGACTCGGGCAGTCGATGGCGAGTGCGGTGCGCCAGGGCCAACAGTCGGGCGATTCGCGTCTCGCTGCGGTGCAGGCCGTGGCGGCGGCCGAGCAGGCTTACCAGAACCGTGGCGGCATCAAGGACGCGGCCAATGCCCTGTCGAACGGCAATGTGAGCGAGGCCGCCAAGGGCGTTCAGGTGCAGATCAGCATCGGTTCGAGCCATAGCAGCAGCAATTCAACAACATCGATCACGAACGCGAAAGGTTCGTCGGTCATCGGTAACGGCAACGTATCTATCACAGCGACTGGTACGCAGGACGCGAATGGCAACGCTCAGGCAGGAACTGGGAATATCGGGATGACTGGGGCGACGGTTCTCGGCAAGAATGTCGCGCTCGATGCGAACAACGCGATCACGCTGCAAAGCGCGCAGAGTACTGAGCAGGACACGAGTTCGAATAGTTCCAGCGGGTGGAACGCCGGAGTTGGGATTGGGGTTGGAAAAAATACCGGTATCAGCGTATTCGCGAACGGTACGAACTCGCACGGCCAAGGCAACGGCGACAGCGTCACGCAGTCCAATACGACTATTACGGCGGGCAACGCGCTAACGTTGCGATCGGGCGGCGATACGACGCTGACAGGTGCGCAGGTGTCGGGCGACAAAGTCAAGGCCGATGTCGGTGGCAATCTGACGATGACGAGCGTTCAGGATACGTCGAACTACACCAGCAACCAGCACAACAGTGGTGTCAGCGGCACCTTCACGTTCGGTTATGGCGGTGGGGTTGATGCGTCGATTGGCCATACCGGCATTGATGCGAATTATGCGTCGGTGAATCAGCAAACCGGGATCGTGGCTGGCAAGGGGGGCTTCGATGTAAATGTGGCGAACCATACGCAACTGAACGGTGCGCAGATTGCCAGTGCAGCACCGGCTGAAAGCAACAATCTGACGACTGGCAGTTTGGGTTTCTCGAATGTCCAGAATTCGATGTCGTATTCGGCGTCGACAGAAGGGTTCTCGACATCGAGTGGTCCGAGCTTTGCGCAGACAAGTGATCATGCGAGCGGGGTCACGCAGGCAGCGGTGAGTCCGGCGAAGATCGTTGTGAAGTCCGATCAACAGGACGGTACCGATAGCACGGCAGGTCTGTCGCGTGACACGGCGAGCGCGAATCAGACCGTGCAAAACACGTTTAATTTGCAGCAGGTTCAGAACGATCTGGCTTTCGCGCAAGCGTTCGGCAAGGCAGCAACCTTCGCGGTTGCGGAAGCCGCGACGCAACTGGAGAACAGTAGTCCGCAGATGAAGGCGCTGTTCGGTGAAGGCGGCGCAGGGCGTGATGTCCTGCATGCAGCGGTCGCTGCGATTGGCGCGGCGTTGTCGGGCGGGAATGTGGCTGGCGCGGTCGCCGGTTCGGTTGCTGGCGACGTATTGCAGTCACTGGCCCAGCCTATTATTGATCAGGCGGTTAGTCAGTTGCCGTTGGACGCGCAGGCGGCAGCGCGCAAGGCGTTGAACGAAGTTGTCGCCACGGCTGGCGGAGCGGCAGGTGGTGCGCTGGCGGGTGGTGGGTCGGGTACGCTCGCAGGTGCGGGTGCTGCCGCGAACAATGAGCTTTACAATCGTCAACTGCACCAAAGCGAGGCCGAAAAACTCCAGCAATTGCAGAAAAATCAGTCATCGGAGGAGCAATATCGGCTTGCTGCAGCGGAATGTGCGCTTGTGCATTGTGCGGACAATATCCCGGACAGTGACCCGAAGAAGGCGATACTGCAAAAAATGCAGAATGACGGTTCACAGTTTACCTACGAGAAGGATGTTCTGACGAAGGCTGGTGCATTCGATGGATACACCAAATTGGATCGCCTGAACGATGCCTACGATCGAAATCAGGTTTCGAATCGCCTTGTGGGGGCGGTGCAAGGCGTGACAGGTGTGGCGACCGGAACGGCGGCGGCATTAGGTGGTTGCTACACCCTGGTTGGTTGTATCGCGGGGGGGGCTGTTGCTGGTATAAGCTTCGATTATGCGAAAGCTGGTTTTACTCAGGCAGTAAACGGTAATCCGACGCCGACCTATGGTGAGCTCGCGCTGCAGAGTCTAGGGATGAGTCCGGGGGCGGCCGCGATGACGTACGCGGCATTGGGTCTCGGAGCAACGGTTGGCAGTGTGGCCGCAAATAATGCAGCGGTACAGGCGGCGTCGAAGGGGGTGCCCCAGTCGAACGAGTCGATTCAGGCTGGGATTAAGAATGATCTGGCGCAGCAGGTTGCTGATTTGCGGTCAACTTTGACGGGTAGCGCAAAAACGAGTGGAAACGTAGGTGTGGCGCAGATCAATATTCAGGGTATTCAGCCGACGATGGCAGCATCGAGTCAAATTTCTACTCCGACAGCAGAGCAACAAGCCTTGGGATTCGTAGGAAAGGTACCAGAGACGTTTCCCAGTTCCAACGTATGGACGTCGGGGAATGATCCAATTCTTCTTAATCGAAGTGCCGATTCTGAGGCTAAGATACTGAATAACATTGCTGCTCAGCTTGGGGACAATACGTCGGTTTCTGGGGCTATTAATCTACTTACAGAGCGTGCCCCGTGTGCAAGTTGCTCGAATGTGATTCAGCAATTCCAGGAAAAATATCCAAACATTAAAGTTAATGTGATGGATAATGGTGGTGTCATTAGGCCAACCAAATCGGGTAAGTGA
- a CDS encoding complement resistance protein TraT encodes MNSTLYTAVLIGLALLLVAMFAFGFYWLATKDRPTSPKTPAPSSPSSCAIDEHDEWEAQAPYPDHALDALRRPASVSSSHAASARSSFAPPEFDEPLFETASPTSEARHAPPPDYFSYAPQRLTEAAASPADTHGCPHCGSARIETLNVGRRTGSTIGSVAGATGGFAMALSGAEAGAAVGAIGGPVGAVFGGLAGAVVAGLLGSAAGSVAGSAVGAVLDDNVFDNHRCLTCGHSFGSAFH; translated from the coding sequence GTGAATTCCACTCTCTATACCGCCGTGCTGATCGGCCTGGCACTCTTGCTCGTTGCGATGTTCGCGTTCGGGTTCTACTGGCTCGCAACCAAAGATCGTCCGACTTCCCCTAAAACCCCCGCTCCGTCCTCTCCATCGTCCTGCGCGATCGACGAACACGATGAATGGGAAGCGCAGGCCCCGTATCCCGATCATGCGCTGGACGCTCTACGCCGCCCAGCTTCAGTATCGTCAAGCCACGCAGCATCCGCTCGCTCGTCGTTCGCACCGCCCGAGTTTGACGAACCGCTTTTCGAAACCGCGTCGCCCACTTCGGAGGCACGCCATGCGCCGCCTCCTGACTACTTCTCCTACGCGCCGCAGCGGCTGACGGAAGCTGCCGCGTCCCCGGCGGACACACATGGCTGCCCGCATTGCGGCTCGGCTCGTATTGAAACGCTCAATGTCGGTCGCAGAACCGGTAGCACGATCGGCAGTGTCGCCGGCGCGACCGGTGGTTTTGCGATGGCGTTGTCCGGCGCCGAAGCCGGCGCAGCCGTTGGCGCGATCGGCGGACCGGTCGGCGCTGTATTCGGCGGACTGGCGGGTGCGGTCGTAGCCGGCCTGCTCGGCAGCGCAGCCGGTTCTGTCGCCGGCTCCGCTGTCGGCGCCGTGCTCGACGACAACGTATTCGACAACCATCGGTGTCTGACGTGCGGCCACAGCTTCGGCTCGGCATTTCACTGA